The Eremothecium gossypii ATCC 10895 chromosome IV, complete sequence genome contains a region encoding:
- the GLD1 gene encoding Gld1p (Syntenic homolog of Saccharomyces cerevisiae YPR109W), which produces MDSSISSATPVCSIGPFRQQLVEHIGLLGYTVIVLSYIKFGGSIVVFLFRLLLQSALLSPFPNRQQLVLRFGGASGRTEGEDEQTPGRGARGAEAEAEDMTKEFLQRIQCALFHAAFTFNCLALVTWIIWPADFQELLGMYRYEGYPGPANTPLPLDNYVMQGEWHGKWFFQLIGEAVPASNIGGNLMAVTYQLLILCLQFGLYMLSCVYFSPLTKTQLPGYDGSGCTQPAGEGRINVAHINPVEVFRVIHGTTAHFRQGAGARNASPTSMV; this is translated from the coding sequence ATGGATAGCTCCATAAGCAGCGCGACTCCGGTCTGCTCTATCGGACCGTTCCGGCAACAGTTGGTGGAACATATAGGGTTACTGGGGTACACAGTGATAGTGCTCAGCTACATCAAGTTCGGCGGGAGCATCGTGGTTTTTCTCTTCCGGCTCTTGCTCCAGTCTGCGCTCCTGTCGCCGTTCCCCAACCGGCAACAGCTGGTGCTTCGATTTGGCGGTGCGAGCGGGAGGACGGAAGGGGAGGACGAGCAGACGCCGgggcgcggggcgcggggcgcggAGGCGGAGGCCGAGGACATGACGAAGGAGTTCCTGCAGCGGATACAATGCGCACTTTTCCACGCGGCGTTCACGTTCAACTGCTTGGCGCTGGTAACGTGGATAATATGGCCTGCGGACTTCCAGGAGCTACTTGGGATGTACCGCTACGAGGGCTACCCCGGGCCTGCCAACACACCGTTACCGCTCGACAACTACGTCATGCAAGGCGAGTGGCATGGCAAGTGGTTTTTCCAGCTGATCGGCGAGGCCGTGCCGGCGTCGAACATAGGCGGCAACCTGATGGCGGTGACGTACCAGTTGTTGATTCTCTGCCTGCAGTTCGGGTTGTACATGCTCTCCTGTGTATACTTTTCCCCGCTGACAAAGACGCAGCTGCCGGGGTATGATGGCTCCGGCTGCACCCAGCCGGCCGGCGAGGGCCGCATAAACGTAGCGCACATCAACCCCGTGGAGGTGTTCCGAGTTATTCATGGGACCACGGCCCATTTCCGCCAGGGTGCCGGCGCGCGGAACGCCTCACCCACCTCAATGGTCTGA
- the UTP22 gene encoding rRNA-processing protein UTP22 (Syntenic homolog of Saccharomyces cerevisiae YGR090W (UTP22)) — protein MDNVVVHRSCIDNQKLLAMAPTKRNASAVEDASDVSSTKKALIETSGQGAAEQIEEAMDDATDSSSGEEEDIGEQKRSTRKAGVGAQDIQIARETAELFKSNIFKMQIDELQEQVKLKESHILRVEKFLHRLYDLLQGVPEWEGRGLAEVEAFFKDKAVCVPFCDPKPASSTPYKFGYKTPSVALIGSFALKTAIYQPQGSSIDVLLTMPEELFEKKDFLNFRCVHKRSVYLAYLTYQLSLALKKNRLEFLHLEYAHRNSDPLQPMLRISCNEASDSEYNFHKTKFSVNLIVGFPYGVFEPKKLLPTRNCIRVGEDNSTPTPFYNFSVLSSCTHEHYLKYLYKTKKQTEAFKEACVLGRLWLAQRGFHSDMSHAALLGGFGNFEFAILMAVLLNGGGVNGNKILLHGFSSYQLFKGIMKYLATMDLCSDGYLQFHSDLDSVSNVPTSKYVEEGFRTPTLFDKTTKVNILSKMSVSGYHMLKLHAQQTLAMLNDVVRDQFAGIFLTKLDKIPSVSYDLSYDLEFPSQEELLSKFGPLEKVRFISFEEFLVNKLANVIRIALGDRIRAEEFELVGHKTKFPINRRKPAGPMNFSSIKIKLLVNPVESEKLVTRGPANKEEQSAEAAEFTSFWGKKASLRRFKDGSIIHSCVWSTSANQPVITSILDYVLKLHISDDVKLSNAITRQFHSRLPQPNLPGSLKLSVLNSTSFHQLKRSFDNLYKIVFQLKLPLSVKSILPVGAAFRYATMCQPVPYAYSNPEFLQEVILEFETSPKWPDEISALEKAKTAFLLKIQEQLTAQQGDKYRCYFARDESIPYNLDIVTLNILTPEGYGFKFRVLTERDEVMYLRAISNARSELKQELERTFLKFTSKYQASIRHTRTLELLSHSFPFYSPVVRLFKQWLDSHLLLGHLPEELVELIAIKPFVEPYPYAAPGSIENGFLKVLKFLSEWNWKEDPLILDLVRPEDSDDLETSIGASDLDSRAMKKLSEKLTLQQYKTIQANFRSLRNGDPHGMQLQFFVASKNDPSGILYSTSVPLPIATRLTALAKVAVNLIQVHGLNTQSINLLFTPALKDYDFTVRIRSPTPLRLSSGVLSPDGFKNLDEQPTQFPKDLSTLSEKMDCTYQLVKYLNMKYKNSILFSSHLHVGVHGGPRGDENVITGLIRPAFKSPFRFKANMDCNARPLDPDTVKLNSDAVFREIATFGKELVVSFESS, from the coding sequence ATGGACAATGTTGTAGTACATAGAAGTTGTATAGACAATCAGAAGTTATTGGCGATGGCTCCCACTAAGAGAAATGCGTCAGCCGTTGAGGATGCCAGCGATGTATCTAGCACCAAGAAAGCGCTGATTGAGACTTCGGGGCAAGGCGCGGCCGAGCAGATCGAAGAGGCAATGGATGACGCAACAGATAGCTCCTCCGGCGAGGAGGAAGACATTGGCGAGCAGAAGCGCAGCACACGGAAGGCGGGCGTGGGAGCACAGGATATTCAGATTGCGCGGGAGACGGCAGAGCTGTTCAAGTCGAACATTTTCAAAATGCAGATTGACGAGCTGCAGGAACAGGTAAAGCTCAAGGAGAGCCACATACTGCGCGTGGAGAAGTTTCTGCACCGGCTGTACGACCTGTTGCAGGGCGTGCCGGAGTGGGAGGGGCGCGGCCTGGCGGAGGTGGAGGCCTTTTTCAAGGACAAGGCGGTGTGCGTACCGTTCTGCGACCCGAAGCCCGCGAGCTCGACGCCGTACAAGTTCGGGTACAAGACGCCGAGCGTGGCGCTGATCGGGTCGTTCGCGCTGAAGACGGCGATATACCAGCCGCAGGGGTCCAGCATCGACGTGCTGCTGACGATGCCGGAGGAATTGTTCGAGAAGAAGGACTTTCTAAACTTCAGATGCGTGCACAAGCGGAGCGTGTACTTGGCGTACCTGACGTACCAGCTGTCGCTGGCACTGAAGAAGAACCGGCTGGAGTTTCTGCATCTGGAGTACGCACACCGCAACAGCGATCCGTTGCAGCCCATGTTGCGTATATCCTGTAACGAAGCCTCTGACTCCGAATACAATTTCCACAAGACGAAGTTTTCCGTGAACCTGATTGTGGGCTTCCCGTATGGTGTGTTTGAGCCCAAGAAGTTACTACCGACCAGGAATTGCATTAGAGTTGGCGAGGACAATTCTACGCCGACTCCGTTTTATAACTTTTCGGTTCTGTCCTCATGCACCCATGAGCATTACCTCAAGTACCTTTACAAAACAAAAAAACAAACGGAGGCATTTAAGGAAGCCTGCGTGCTGGGCCGTCTTTGGTTGGCGCAGAGAGGGTTCCATTCTGACATGTCGCATGCCGCGTTGCTGGGCGGCTTTGGGAACTTTGAATTTGCTATCCTGATGGCTGTCCTGTTGAATGGCGGTGGCGTCAACGGCAACAAAATCCTCCTGCATGGGTTTTCCTCCTATCAGTTGTTCAAGGGTATTATGAAGTACCTTGCTACTATGGATCTTTGTTCGGATGGCTACTTGCAGTTTCATTCTGACCTTGATTCTGTCTCGAACGTCCCGACCTCAAAGTACGTGGAGGAGGGGTTCCGCACCCCCACATTGTTCGACAAGACCACTAAGGTCAATATATTAAGCAAGATGTCTGTGTCGGGCTACCATATGCTAAAGCTCCACGCACAACAGACGCTTGCGATGTTGAACGACGTTGTTCGGGATCAGTTTGCAGGCATTTTCTTGACCAAGCTTGACAAAATACCTAGCGTCAGTTACGATCTATCTTACGACTTGGAGTTTCCCAGCCAAGAAGAACTTTTATCCAAGTTTGGACCGCTAGAGAAGGTGCGGTTTATATCCTTCGAAGAGTTTCTCGTGAACAAGCTTGCCAATGTAATTAGGATTGCTCTGGGTGATAGAATTAGAGCAGAAGAGTTTGAATTGGTCGGGCACAAAACAAAATTCCCAATTAACAGGCGGAAGCCAGCGGGACCCATGAATTTTTCGTCCATCAAAATTAAGCTTCTGGTCAATCCAGTCGAGTCTGAAAAGTTAGTAACCAGGGGCCCTGCTAACAAGGAAGAGCAGAGCGCAGAGGCCGCCGAGTTCACCAGCTTCTGGGGCAAGAAAGCGTCTCTGCGTAGATTCAAGGACGGTTCCATTATTCACAGTTGCGTGTGGTCCACCTCAGCCAATCAGCCCGTTATCACGTCTATCCTGGATTACGTTCTCAAGTTGCACATTTCTGACGACGTAAAGCTATCCAACGCCATAACGAGGCAATTCCACAGCAGGCTGCCGCAGCCTAACTTACCTGGAAGCTTGAAACTGTCTGTGTTGAACTCCACTAGCTTCCACCAATTGAAGCGCTCCTTTGACAACCTATACAAAATTGTATTCCAGCTGAAACTTCCGCTATCCGTCAAGTCCATTTTACCGGTGGGCGCTGCTTTCCGATACGCAACCATGTGTCAGCCAGTCCCATATGCATACTCAAATCCTGAATTTCTGCAGGAAGTGATCTTGGAATTTGAAACCTCTCCCAAGTGGCCTGATGAGATCTCTGCCTTGGAAAAGGCCAAGACGGCGTTCCTACTCAAGATCCAGGAGCAGCTTACTGCCCAGCAGGGTGACAAGTACAGATGCTATTTTGCTCGCGACGAGTCTATCCCCTATAACTTGGATATTGTCACCTTGAACATTCTCACCCCTGAGGGCTATGGGTTCAAGTTCAGAGTACTAACAGAGCGCGATGAAGTGATGTACCTGAGGGCTATCAGCAACGCGAGGAGCGAACTAAAGCAAGAACTGGAAAGAACATTTTTGAAGTTCACCTCGAAATACCAAGCATCCATTCGGCACACCAGGACGTTGGAGCTTCTTTCGCACAGCTTCCCGTTCTACTCTCCCGTAGTGAGACTATTCAAGCAATGGTTGGACTCCCATCTGTTGCTGGGACACCTACCTGAGGAACTCGTCGAACTGATTGCCATTAAGCCGTTCGTCGAGCCTTACCCTTACGCAGCCCCGGGCTCCATCGAGAACGGCTTTCTAAAGGTGCTGAAGTTCTTGAGCGAGTGGAATTGGAAGGAAGACCCCTTGATTCTGGATCTCGTCAGGCCCGAAGACTCTGACGATCTCGAGACAAGCATCGGTGCCTCCGATCTCGATTCGCGCGCCATGAAGAAGCTCTCGGAGAAGCTTACTCTGCAGCAATACAAGACCATCCAGGCGAACTTCCGGTCCTTGCGCAACGGCGACCCCCACGGTATGCAACTCCAGTTCTTTGTGGCGTCCAAAAACGACCCCAGCGGCATCCTGTACTCCACCTCCGTGCCCCTGCCGATCGCCACGAGACTAACCGCGCTCGCCAAGGTCGCGGTCAACCTGATCCAGGTCCACGGCCTCAACACCCAGTCAATCAACCTCCTCTTCACACCTGCATTGAAAGACTACGACTTCACCGTCCGGATTCGTAGCCCCACGCCCCTCCGTCTCTCGAGCGGTGTGCTCTCCCCCGATGGCTTCAAGAACCTCGACGAGCAGCCCACCCAGTTCCCCAAGGACCTCTCCACGTTGTCCGAGAAAATGGACTGCACCTACCAGCTTGTCAAGTACCTCAACATGAAGTACAAAAACAGCATCCTCTTCTCGTCACACCTCCACGTAGGCGTCCACGGCGGCCCCCGGGGGGACGAGAACGTCATCACCGGACTCATCCGCCCTGCCTTTAAGTCTCCGTTCAGATTTAAGGCAAATATGGACTGTAACGCCCGTCCCCTCGACCCCGACACCGTCAAGCTTAACAGCGATGCAGTGTTTCGCGAGATTGCGACTTTTGGCAAGGAGCTTGTCGTCAGCTTTGAGAGTTCTTGA
- the RPC40 gene encoding DNA-directed RNA polymerase core subunit RPC40 (Syntenic homolog of Saccharomyces cerevisiae YPR110C (RPC40)) — MTCSRNGALTSDLASLSAPRSPRVLSRAFPMSNIVNIEYNRVTNTTSTDFPGFSHQKECAWDVDEFRRTMDVQIKSLDEREANFDLLRVDTSIANAFRRIMISEVPSVAPEYVYFFNNTSVIQDEVLAHRIGLVPLKVDPDMLTWVDKSLPEAERFTDENTVVLSLNVKCTHNPDAPKGSTDPKELYRNAHIYARDLKFEPQGKQLETFAKCPVVPADPDILLAKLRPGQEISLRVHCILGIGSDHAKFSPVATASYRLMPYINIVEPITGPDAEKFVKCFPPGVAAINEKGEAFVQDARKDTVSREVLRHPELEQKVKLGRVRDHFIFNVESAGAMTPEEIFFKSVRILKNKAEYLKNCPITQ, encoded by the coding sequence ATGACCTGCTCACGGAACGGCGCGTTAACATCGGATTTGGCAAGCTTATCGGCCCCCCGTTCCCCCCGAGTGCTGTCCAGAGCGTTTCCAATGTCTAATATTGTCAACATCGAGTATAACCGGGTGACCAACACGACGTCGACCGACTTCCCGGGGTTTTCGCACCAAAAGGAGTGCGCGTGGGACGTGGACGAGTTCCGGCGCACCATGGACGTGCAGATCAAGAGCCTCGACGAGCGCGAGGCCAACTTCGACCTGCTGCGCGTGGACACGTCGATTGCCAATGCATTCCGGCGGATCATGATCTCGGAGGTGCCCTCGGTCGCGCCGGAGTACGTGTACTTCTTCAACAACACGTCGGTGATCCAGGACGAGGTGCTGGCGCACCGCATAGGGCTGGTGCCGCTCAAGGTGGACCCCGATATGCTGACATGGGTGGACAAGAGCCTGCCCGAGGCGGAGCGGTTCACGGACGAGAACACGGTGGTACTGTCACTGAATGTGAAATGCACGCACAACCCTGACGCGCCCAAGGGCTCGACGGACCCGAAGGAGCTGTACCGTAACGCACATATCTACGCACGTGACCTGAAGTTCGAGCCACAGGGCAAGCAGTTGGAGACTTTCGCCAAGTGCCCCGTGGTTCCCGCGGACCCGGACATCCTGCTCGCCAAGCTGCGCCCTGGCCAGGAGATCTCGCTGCGGGTGCACTGCATCCTGGGCATCGGGAGCGACCACGCCAAGTTCTCCCCGGTCGCGACGGCGTCCTACAGACTGATGCCGTACATCAACATAGTGGAGCCCATCACGGGCCCTGACGCCGAGAAGTTTGTCAAATGCTTCCCACCCGGAGTGGCCGCGATCAACGAAAAGGGCGAGGCCTTTGTCCAGGACGCCAGGAAAGACACCGTCTCGCGGGAGGTCCTCAGACACCCcgagctggagcagaagGTAAAACTGGGCAGAGTCCGGGACCACTTCATCTTCAACGTGGAGAGCGCGGGTGCGATGACGCCCGAGGAGATCTTCTTCAAGAGCGTGCGCATCCTCAAGAACAAGGCCGAGTACCTGAAGAACTGCCCGATCACACAGTAA
- the PRP31 gene encoding U4/U6-U5 snRNP complex subunit PRP31 (Syntenic homolog of Saccharomyces cerevisiae YGR091W (PRP31)): protein MDLLEGLDDPPSPQDAHVSAAEAPSGALQQRLHALLQCAPRSRPSALPLLPELHEALAAGQLDLGTLGQLLPVLRDEAADVYRQLEARYRPVFPELAELVPSQRTYVRVLRALETGAPLDELLTREQAMLVAMTRPQAPRADPARWPRELAPHADRHEQLHTAVDAIDAHIVRQAHRLAPTVTALVGPVVAAALLSHAGSVRELAQVPACNLAAIGAPRHAAHARRTDASGVRLRGHVWDTPLVQEQPPALQRQALRMLCARLALAARVDASAPDPALAARWRADILARIAARAAPPAPAAAAPLPVPADAKPRRRAGRRFRAHRSKFRLSAARQLQNRAAFGVPERTAVDGFGEEIGLGLSGAPAAPPPR from the coding sequence ATGGACCTGCTGGAAGGCCTAGACGACCCCCCGAGCCCCCAGGACGCACATGTGAGCGCCGCAGAGGCGCCGTCGGGCGcactgcagcagcgcctccacgcgctgctgcagtgCGCCCCTAGATCGCGGCCGTCCGCGTTGCCGCTGCTCCCGGAGCTGCATGAGGCGCTCGCAGCGGGCCAGCTGGATCTAGGCACGCTCGgacagctgctgcccgtgctgcgcgacgAGGCTGCGGACGTCTACCGCCAGCTGGAGGCGCGCTACCGCCCGGTGTTCCCCGAGCTGGCCGAGCTGGTGCCGAGCCAGCGCACGTACGtgcgcgtgctgcgcgcgctggaAACGGGCGCAccgctggacgagctgctgACGCGCGAGCAGGCCATGCTTGTCGCGATGACGCggccgcaggcgccgcgcgcggaccccgcgcgctggccgcgcGAGCTTGCGCCGCACGCAGACCGccacgagcagctgcacaCGGCCGTCGACGCAATCGACGCGCACATCGTGCGCCAGGCACACCGCCTCGCGCCCACCGTCACCGCCCTCGTGGGCCCCGTCGTCGCCGCGGCCCTGCTGTCCCACGCCGGCAGCGtgcgcgagctcgcgcaggTCCCCGCCTGCAACCTCGCCGCCATcggcgcgccgcgccacgccgcgcacgcgcgcCGCACCGACGCCTCGGGCGTGCGCCTGCGCGGCCACGTCTGGGACACCCCGCTGGTCCAGGAgcagccgcccgcgctgcagcgccaggCCCTGCGCATGTTGTGCGCGCGCctcgcgctcgccgcccgCGTCGACGCCTCTGCGCCCGACcccgcgctcgccgcgcgctggcgcgcagACATCCTTGCCCGCAtcgctgcgcgcgccgcgccgcccgcgcccgcggccgccgccccgcTGCCCGTCCCCGCCGACGCCAagccgcgccgccgcgccggccgccgcttccgcgcccaccgcagcaagttccgcctctctgctgcgcgccagctccagaACCGCGCGGCCTTCGGCGTCCCGGAGCGCACCGCTGTCGACGGCTTCGGCGAGGAGATCGGCCTCGGGCTGAgcggcgcgcccgccgccccgccgccccgcTGA